One part of the Desulfonema ishimotonii genome encodes these proteins:
- a CDS encoding choice-of-anchor D domain-containing protein has protein sequence MLNALSFLTAVSRFFLFFGYKFTIFKLEAEREKTMFQKMKVKQIWIQLLFLVVFICPLVFSNAGTAQAAPQESTTNPMPDDFVITVGNSGSYDLSQHFEPSAEGNTLSFQAETIFKDIDDPASGFVCDDPICIGWINGVFENGTLEWDTPDASNIGIYDIDLKVSESATGESLSVFFVFEVVSTADISVSPTSFNKTVNVNATAAQTFTLANNGTQDLVLGTFAITGSGASRFSILDNCSGQTISASEKCTFQIRFAPTSAGSKSATLTIPSNDPDTPELTISLQGTGEEATVVARPNISVSPSVYNFGSAPTGGTSAARAFTISNTGDATLSVSSVSLTGSDASAFSIQSDDASGKTISPSSSRTVSVAFAPASEGTKTANLVISSNDPDSPTKTISLSGTATQTFTLYFPHAASNAEWETEICVISTDAIQNITGTFKGYGDNGTLVAETAEITLTPHARKQLIIGNDFENPDQIGYVVFESDGDGLAGYTKFHTGNIMRAAVPAVSEVNSGDVYISHIAANEEWWTGISLVNTTDEVRALTIDFYGRDEGETVTETASVTLAPGEHWADTVKKLLGAENTDLFQSAVIRNAAGIIGLELFGSEAGKGKNYLSGILLKDSTATTLCYPHIASNEKWWTGIVAHNPGEASATLNITPYSESGTALTAQTISIDGNGKYVGTAQDLNFPDGTAWFEIAATTPVSGFELFGTDSEQQLGGYTCVDIDGKSGVFAKLEQDGGWTGVAFVNTTSSSAIVTLTAYDDSGNPVGEETTDLQPHEKMVELAENLFTEASIDGATYIGYSSDQPVVGFQLSGSSDDMLLDALPGM, from the coding sequence ATGTTAAACGCATTGTCTTTTTTAACAGCGGTTTCACGATTTTTTTTGTTTTTTGGGTACAAATTTACCATCTTTAAATTAGAAGCAGAAAGGGAAAAAACGATGTTCCAAAAAATGAAAGTAAAACAGATCTGGATACAATTACTGTTTCTCGTTGTTTTCATTTGCCCCCTTGTATTCTCAAATGCGGGGACTGCTCAGGCCGCGCCTCAGGAGAGTACCACAAATCCGATGCCTGATGATTTTGTTATCACCGTCGGTAACAGCGGAAGTTATGACCTTTCTCAGCACTTTGAACCCTCAGCTGAGGGCAATACCCTTTCATTTCAGGCAGAAACCATCTTCAAAGATATCGATGACCCTGCATCAGGTTTTGTATGCGACGATCCCATATGTATTGGCTGGATTAATGGAGTTTTTGAAAACGGAACCTTAGAATGGGACACACCGGACGCCTCAAATATTGGGATCTATGATATTGACCTGAAGGTATCAGAATCGGCTACCGGAGAATCCCTTTCAGTTTTTTTTGTATTTGAAGTTGTGTCAACAGCCGACATCTCTGTATCTCCGACCAGCTTTAATAAGACAGTTAATGTTAACGCAACAGCAGCCCAGACCTTTACCCTCGCAAACAACGGAACCCAGGATCTGGTTTTGGGCACTTTTGCCATCACCGGTTCCGGCGCATCCCGGTTCAGCATTCTGGACAACTGCTCCGGGCAGACAATTTCAGCGTCTGAGAAATGCACATTCCAAATTCGGTTTGCCCCCACATCCGCAGGAAGCAAATCCGCAACCCTGACCATTCCGTCCAATGATCCGGACACGCCGGAACTGACAATCTCACTTCAGGGAACCGGGGAAGAAGCGACAGTTGTGGCCCGGCCCAACATCAGCGTATCCCCGTCAGTCTATAATTTCGGCTCGGCACCGACGGGCGGGACCAGCGCGGCCAGAGCCTTCACCATCTCCAATACCGGTGATGCCACCCTGAGTGTATCGTCGGTCTCTCTTACCGGCAGCGATGCGTCCGCGTTTTCAATTCAAAGCGATGACGCCTCCGGGAAAACCATATCCCCGTCGTCAAGCCGGACGGTCAGCGTCGCGTTTGCCCCGGCATCTGAGGGAACCAAAACCGCAAATCTGGTGATTTCGTCCAATGACCCGGATAGCCCGACAAAAACCATATCCCTGTCCGGCACGGCCACACAGACCTTCACGCTCTATTTCCCCCACGCCGCCAGTAACGCGGAATGGGAAACCGAGATCTGTGTCATCAGCACCGATGCGATTCAGAACATCACCGGCACATTCAAAGGATACGGCGATAACGGCACGCTGGTTGCCGAAACTGCGGAAATCACCCTGACACCCCATGCCAGAAAACAGCTCATCATCGGAAACGACTTTGAAAATCCGGATCAGATCGGCTATGTGGTTTTTGAATCCGACGGCGACGGCCTGGCCGGATACACCAAGTTCCATACCGGAAACATCATGCGTGCGGCGGTTCCTGCGGTTTCGGAGGTGAACTCCGGCGATGTATACATCTCCCACATCGCGGCAAATGAAGAGTGGTGGACCGGTATCAGCCTGGTGAACACCACGGACGAGGTCAGGGCGCTGACCATTGACTTCTATGGGAGAGATGAGGGTGAAACAGTTACCGAAACAGCAAGCGTTACGCTGGCCCCCGGAGAACACTGGGCGGATACGGTCAAAAAGCTTCTGGGCGCTGAAAATACAGACCTTTTCCAGTCTGCTGTTATCAGAAATGCGGCAGGCATTATCGGACTTGAACTCTTCGGCAGCGAGGCCGGAAAGGGCAAAAACTATCTGAGCGGCATCCTCCTGAAAGACAGCACGGCCACAACCCTCTGCTATCCCCACATTGCCAGCAATGAAAAATGGTGGACCGGCATTGTCGCCCACAACCCCGGAGAGGCTTCCGCGACGCTCAATATCACGCCCTACAGTGAGAGCGGTACGGCCCTTACCGCCCAGACGATCTCCATTGACGGAAACGGAAAATATGTGGGCACTGCTCAGGATCTGAACTTCCCCGATGGAACCGCCTGGTTTGAGATTGCAGCCACAACGCCGGTTTCCGGTTTTGAACTGTTCGGAACAGACAGCGAACAGCAGCTGGGCGGATACACCTGTGTTGATATCGACGGCAAATCCGGTGTATTTGCCAAACTGGAACAGGATGGCGGCTGGACCGGCGTGGCCTTTGTCAATACCACGTCCAGCTCGGCCATTGTCACGCTGACGGCATATGACGACAGCGGCAATCCTGTGGGCGAGGAAACCACCGACCTCCAGCCCCATGAAAAGATGGTTGAACTCGCCGAAAACCTCTTCACGGAAGCCAGCATTGACGGGGCCACCTACATCGGCTACAGTTCGGACCAGCCGGTTGTGGGCTTCCAGCTCAGCGGCTCTTCGGACGATATGCTGCTGGACGCCCTGCCGGGCATGTAG
- a CDS encoding M24 family metallopeptidase — MFLTDSNIPEPEIRQRIERFQNDLTRKALSGALILQKPDLYYFSGTIQDAHLYIPAQGNPVLMVRKSLERAASESPLERIVPMDSPGQLPDILKKNGHPVPRNMGLELDVLPASRYLKFQKIFPETALTDVSHLIRRVRAVKSDYEIGIIREAARLADQVFERVPELIAEGMTEVGLAGLIEAEARKRGHQGLVRMRLWGGELFYGHLMAGPSAAVPSFLASPTGGSGLSPAIAQSAGFRPIRKNEPILVDYVFVLNGYISDQTRIFALDGLSDSLMAAHEAMLDVQKTIMRTARPGTRAGELYGLAVERAAELGYGDNFMGTEGHRIRFVGHGVGLELDEYPFLARGQQMELEAGMVIALEPKVIFPGKGVVGIENTHLVTRDGLVSFSRFPDTVRVV; from the coding sequence ATGTTTCTGACAGACAGCAACATTCCCGAACCGGAAATCCGCCAGCGCATAGAACGGTTTCAGAATGATCTGACCCGGAAAGCGCTCAGCGGCGCACTGATTTTGCAAAAACCGGATCTCTATTACTTTTCCGGCACCATACAGGACGCGCATCTCTATATTCCGGCTCAGGGGAATCCCGTTCTGATGGTCCGCAAAAGCCTGGAGCGAGCCGCCTCAGAATCCCCTCTGGAGCGGATCGTCCCGATGGACAGCCCCGGACAGCTACCGGATATTCTGAAAAAAAACGGACATCCGGTTCCCCGGAATATGGGACTGGAGCTGGATGTGCTTCCGGCCAGCCGGTACCTGAAGTTTCAGAAAATTTTCCCGGAAACAGCTTTAACGGACGTTTCACACCTGATCCGCCGGGTGCGGGCCGTGAAGTCCGATTATGAAATCGGGATAATCCGGGAGGCGGCCCGGCTGGCAGACCAGGTATTTGAACGTGTGCCGGAATTGATTGCGGAGGGCATGACCGAGGTCGGGCTGGCGGGATTAATTGAAGCAGAGGCCCGGAAACGGGGACATCAGGGACTGGTTCGGATGCGGTTGTGGGGCGGTGAACTCTTTTACGGCCACCTCATGGCCGGACCCTCTGCGGCAGTGCCGAGCTTTCTGGCATCTCCGACCGGCGGAAGCGGCCTCAGCCCGGCCATTGCCCAGAGTGCCGGTTTTCGCCCGATTCGGAAGAATGAGCCGATTCTGGTCGATTATGTGTTTGTCCTGAACGGCTACATATCGGATCAGACCCGCATTTTTGCGCTGGACGGGCTTTCAGATTCGCTGATGGCCGCCCATGAGGCCATGCTGGATGTTCAGAAAACCATCATGCGGACGGCCCGGCCCGGCACCAGGGCCGGGGAACTCTATGGTTTGGCGGTTGAACGGGCTGCGGAACTCGGCTACGGTGACAATTTCATGGGGACCGAAGGGCATCGTATCCGCTTTGTCGGACACGGCGTCGGCCTTGAGCTGGATGAATACCCCTTCCTGGCCCGGGGGCAGCAGATGGAACTGGAGGCGGGCATGGTTATCGCCCTTGAGCCCAAGGTGATATTCCCCGGCAAAGGCGTGGTCGGCATTGAGAACACCCATCTCGTCACACGGGACGGACTGGTCTCATTTTCCCGGTTTCCCGATACGGTCCGGGTTGTCTGA
- a CDS encoding peptidylprolyl isomerase yields MRKVLFISVMILTVCLIQTRPGFSEEIRHKTFTPEEIAGMEAARAVIRTKFGDMTLRFFPKLAPNHVDNFIQLSRSGFYNGTVFHRVIPGFMIQGGDPNSRNPDGAHYGTGGPGYNLKAEFSSRPHKRGILSMARSAQPDSAGSQFFICVADAPYLDGKYTVFGEVVSGIEIADKIVSQPRDARDNPTERTEMRVEIKP; encoded by the coding sequence ATGAGAAAGGTGTTATTTATATCCGTGATGATCCTGACCGTCTGTCTGATTCAGACCCGGCCCGGTTTCTCCGAAGAAATCCGGCATAAGACGTTTACCCCGGAAGAGATTGCCGGAATGGAGGCGGCCCGTGCGGTGATCCGCACGAAATTCGGGGACATGACGCTCCGGTTTTTCCCGAAGCTGGCCCCGAACCATGTGGATAATTTTATCCAACTGAGCCGGAGCGGTTTTTACAACGGCACTGTTTTTCACCGGGTCATTCCCGGTTTTATGATTCAGGGCGGCGATCCCAATTCCAGAAATCCAGACGGCGCACATTACGGCACAGGCGGTCCCGGATATAACCTGAAGGCGGAGTTCAGCAGCCGGCCGCACAAAAGAGGCATCCTGTCCATGGCAAGATCCGCCCAGCCGGACAGCGCCGGCTCCCAGTTTTTTATCTGCGTGGCCGATGCCCCCTATCTGGACGGGAAGTACACGGTCTTCGGGGAAGTCGTCAGCGGGATCGAAATTGCCGATAAAATCGTATCCCAGCCCCGGGATGCCAGAGATAATCCCACAGAACGGACAGAGATGCGCGTGGAGATCAAACCGTAA
- a CDS encoding amylo-alpha-1,6-glucosidase has translation MRLRIDQQPAPGERRLLFRGDTLTFTVSLSEEAEGRAWLRTGIGHARIAREEIIRDVRHNESPLGRNWFDIPMTPAGKRRYQVTLPLCEVGHFEAKACFLPKNRPDPLWPEGPDTVINVAPADSCCANIIYNAFVRQFGPGKSGAATLTPSEAECIRSLDHSGYTVIPKSGTFRDLIRELDFIIGDLGCRFIQLLPVHPTPTTYARMGRFGSPYAALSFTDVDPALAEFDPKATPLEQFTELVDAVHARQAKVLMDIAINHTGWAANLHEAHPQWLSRDEEGRIEMPGAWGVVWADLTKLDYRHRDLWQYMAGVFLTWCRRGVDGFRCDAGYMIPIPAWTYIVATVRAQYPDTVFLLEGLGGKISVTRDLLSRASLDWAYSELFQNYDRGQIEHYLPEALDIAASDGVMIHFAETHDNNRLASVSETYARMRTALCALFSQHGGFGFANGVEWFAKEKIIVHESSSLSWGASDNQVAHLRRLHALLRNHPAFHDRTELKMVQAGPGNGVALLRHHRPSGKKLLILVNLDDTRQTVVHWQTPDMKGPLFTDLLTGERVAAEEKGDRRACQLSPGQVLCLTDDSSDLKLTEPVAGLPDRIVRQQRRAKALDVYSVCDGVRDMGDFDPDEAGRRLSEDPLGYCRSLNPCGDSPRTVTWQWPRDVRREVMVPPEHFILLRADRPFRARILNGECALGHEESLPCADGSYFALFSPLRTPHEHTPHILKLSVYHTDRCGHVEAPLLFLSRGEDAKVRKVFARSELLEKSLMFLGTNGRGGMLRANIDWGRLDSRYDALLAANISPDFPEDRRVMFTRCRAWVVFQGYSQEIRTDCLDAFRFSQDGRGIWRYHIPTGQGGDIFFNICMEMVPGENAVRISFFRHPNRGGYRYLADHKPVRLILRPDIEDRGFHETTKAYSGAEHHWPAAVTPAADAFDFAPGPDHRLRLEMPGGTFTPEPEWYYMVHRPLEAERGLDPDSDLFSPGYFAACLKGGEIVTLSARVLSAEDKTEERWCSPPLPDHFPLIGDSDDCEPEPALERAMAQFVVRRRHLSTVIAGYPWFLDWGRDTLIVVRGMIAAGKRDAARAILRQFARFEENGTLPNMIRGDDAGDRDTSDAPLWFFIACADLVSAEGNSAFLDEVCDGRTIREILVSMARSVMAGTPNGIRTDPESGLIFSPAHFTWMDTNYPAGTPREGYPIEIQAFWHFALSFMARTDYSENRTKWRELADQVRASVIRYFYIREKGYLADCLHTDPGKPARQAERDDALRPNQLFALTLDAVTEPDICRNVLAACETLLVPGAIRSLADQPVHPPLEIRHHGKLLNEPRHPYWGTYTGDEDTRRKPAYHNGTAWTWVFPSFCEAWVKCYGEDGRNAALAWLSSSTRLINAGCVGQMPEISDGDYPHIPRGCDAQAWGASEVFRVWKRIVSEKF, from the coding sequence ATGAGACTTCGCATAGACCAGCAGCCCGCACCGGGAGAACGTCGGCTTTTATTCAGGGGCGACACGCTGACATTTACCGTTTCTCTCTCTGAAGAAGCCGAAGGCCGGGCCTGGCTGCGTACCGGCATCGGTCATGCCCGAATCGCACGGGAGGAGATTATCCGGGACGTGCGCCACAACGAATCCCCCCTGGGCCGGAACTGGTTCGACATTCCCATGACGCCGGCTGGAAAACGGCGGTATCAGGTGACGCTGCCGCTGTGCGAGGTGGGACATTTTGAGGCCAAGGCCTGTTTTTTGCCAAAAAACCGGCCTGATCCGCTGTGGCCCGAAGGCCCCGACACGGTGATCAATGTCGCACCGGCGGACAGCTGCTGTGCCAATATCATCTACAATGCCTTTGTGCGCCAGTTCGGCCCCGGCAAGTCCGGCGCTGCGACGCTGACACCTTCCGAGGCTGAGTGCATCCGGTCATTGGACCATTCCGGCTATACGGTGATCCCCAAATCAGGCACCTTTCGGGATCTGATCCGGGAACTTGATTTTATCATCGGTGATCTGGGATGCCGGTTCATTCAACTTCTGCCCGTCCACCCCACACCCACCACCTACGCCCGGATGGGCCGGTTCGGCAGCCCCTATGCTGCGCTGAGCTTTACGGATGTGGACCCGGCCCTGGCTGAATTTGACCCCAAGGCCACACCGCTGGAACAGTTTACCGAGCTGGTGGACGCTGTCCACGCCCGGCAGGCCAAAGTGCTGATGGACATTGCCATCAACCACACCGGATGGGCCGCAAATCTTCACGAAGCCCACCCGCAGTGGCTTTCGCGGGACGAAGAGGGCCGGATTGAGATGCCCGGTGCCTGGGGCGTGGTCTGGGCCGATCTGACCAAACTGGATTATCGCCACCGGGATCTGTGGCAGTATATGGCCGGTGTGTTTCTCACATGGTGCCGCCGGGGCGTGGACGGCTTTCGCTGTGATGCCGGATACATGATTCCGATACCGGCGTGGACGTACATTGTCGCCACGGTCCGGGCGCAGTATCCCGACACGGTGTTTCTGCTGGAGGGGCTGGGGGGAAAGATCTCCGTTACCCGTGACCTGCTCAGCCGCGCCAGTCTGGACTGGGCCTACTCGGAGCTGTTTCAGAACTACGACCGGGGACAGATTGAGCACTATCTGCCCGAAGCCTTGGACATTGCGGCATCGGACGGCGTGATGATCCATTTTGCAGAGACCCACGACAACAACCGGCTGGCATCCGTGTCAGAGACCTATGCCCGGATGCGGACCGCGCTGTGCGCGTTGTTTTCCCAGCACGGCGGGTTCGGGTTTGCCAATGGCGTGGAGTGGTTCGCAAAAGAGAAGATTATCGTTCACGAATCCTCTTCGCTCAGCTGGGGCGCGTCCGATAATCAGGTGGCGCACCTGCGGCGGCTCCATGCCCTCCTCAGAAATCATCCCGCTTTCCACGACCGGACAGAACTGAAGATGGTTCAGGCGGGACCGGGAAACGGCGTTGCCCTGCTCCGGCATCACCGGCCTTCGGGGAAAAAACTGCTGATCCTCGTTAACCTTGATGACACACGGCAAACCGTTGTTCACTGGCAGACGCCCGACATGAAAGGTCCGCTTTTCACGGACCTGCTGACCGGGGAGCGCGTCGCGGCTGAGGAGAAGGGAGACCGCCGGGCCTGCCAACTTTCGCCCGGTCAGGTGCTGTGTCTGACCGACGATTCGTCCGACCTGAAGCTGACCGAACCGGTCGCCGGACTGCCGGACCGGATTGTACGGCAGCAGCGCCGGGCAAAGGCGCTGGATGTGTACAGCGTCTGTGACGGGGTTCGGGATATGGGAGATTTTGACCCGGACGAGGCCGGACGCAGGCTTTCAGAAGATCCCCTGGGCTATTGCCGCAGCCTCAACCCCTGTGGCGATTCTCCCCGGACCGTCACCTGGCAGTGGCCCCGGGATGTCCGGCGGGAGGTGATGGTGCCCCCGGAGCATTTTATTTTGCTCCGTGCGGACCGTCCTTTCCGCGCCCGCATTCTGAACGGAGAATGTGCGCTGGGCCATGAGGAGAGTCTGCCCTGTGCCGACGGGTCTTATTTTGCGCTTTTTTCCCCGCTTCGGACGCCCCATGAACATACGCCGCACATATTAAAGCTCTCCGTTTACCATACGGACAGGTGCGGGCATGTCGAAGCGCCGCTTCTGTTCCTGTCACGGGGCGAAGATGCGAAGGTCCGCAAGGTGTTTGCCCGGTCCGAACTCCTTGAAAAATCACTGATGTTTCTGGGGACCAACGGGCGCGGCGGAATGCTCCGGGCCAATATTGACTGGGGCAGACTGGACAGCCGCTACGACGCCCTGCTGGCCGCCAACATCAGCCCCGATTTTCCTGAAGACCGCCGGGTCATGTTCACCCGGTGCCGGGCATGGGTCGTATTTCAGGGGTATTCCCAGGAGATCCGTACCGATTGTCTGGACGCCTTCAGATTTTCGCAGGACGGCAGGGGCATCTGGCGATACCATATCCCCACAGGTCAGGGCGGAGATATTTTTTTCAATATCTGCATGGAGATGGTGCCCGGAGAGAACGCCGTGCGCATCTCGTTCTTCAGACATCCCAACCGGGGCGGCTACCGCTATCTGGCCGACCATAAACCGGTGCGCCTCATTCTCCGGCCTGATATCGAAGACAGGGGCTTTCATGAGACGACCAAGGCGTATTCCGGTGCGGAACACCACTGGCCCGCCGCCGTGACCCCGGCGGCGGACGCTTTCGACTTTGCACCGGGACCGGATCACCGGCTCCGCCTTGAAATGCCGGGGGGAACCTTTACCCCGGAGCCAGAGTGGTATTATATGGTTCACCGCCCCCTGGAAGCGGAACGGGGGCTGGACCCGGACTCCGACCTTTTCAGCCCCGGTTATTTTGCCGCGTGCCTGAAGGGCGGGGAGATCGTCACCCTCTCGGCCCGTGTTCTGAGCGCTGAGGATAAAACGGAAGAACGTTGGTGCAGTCCCCCGTTGCCGGATCATTTTCCGCTGATCGGGGACTCGGACGACTGTGAACCGGAACCGGCGCTGGAGCGGGCAATGGCGCAGTTTGTGGTCCGGCGCAGGCATCTGAGTACGGTGATTGCCGGTTATCCCTGGTTTCTGGACTGGGGGCGCGACACCCTGATTGTTGTCAGGGGCATGATTGCCGCCGGTAAGAGAGATGCCGCGCGGGCAATTCTGAGGCAGTTTGCCCGTTTTGAAGAGAACGGAACCCTGCCCAATATGATCCGGGGTGATGATGCCGGGGACCGGGATACGTCTGATGCCCCCCTCTGGTTTTTCATCGCATGTGCCGATCTGGTCAGTGCAGAGGGCAATTCTGCATTTCTTGACGAGGTGTGTGATGGCCGGACGATCCGGGAGATTCTCGTTTCAATGGCGCGATCCGTTATGGCCGGAACGCCCAATGGCATCCGCACGGACCCCGAATCCGGCCTGATTTTCAGCCCGGCCCACTTTACGTGGATGGACACCAACTATCCGGCAGGGACGCCCCGCGAGGGATATCCGATTGAAATCCAGGCCTTCTGGCACTTTGCCCTGTCCTTTATGGCCCGCACGGACTATAGTGAAAACCGGACGAAGTGGCGGGAACTGGCCGATCAGGTTCGTGCCTCCGTTATCCGTTACTTCTATATCCGGGAGAAGGGATATCTGGCAGACTGTCTGCACACAGATCCCGGAAAACCGGCCCGGCAGGCCGAACGGGACGATGCGCTGCGTCCGAACCAGCTCTTTGCCCTGACCCTGGATGCTGTAACCGAGCCGGATATCTGCCGCAACGTGTTGGCTGCGTGTGAGACGCTCCTGGTTCCGGGGGCCATCCGAAGCCTTGCGGATCAGCCGGTTCATCCGCCCCTTGAAATCCGACATCACGGCAAATTGCTGAATGAGCCCCGTCACCCCTACTGGGGAACATACACCGGCGATGAGGATACCCGGCGGAAACCGGCTTATCATAACGGCACCGCATGGACCTGGGTGTTCCCGTCGTTTTGTGAGGCCTGGGTGAAGTGCTATGGTGAGGATGGGAGAAATGCCGCCCTGGCGTGGTTGTCCAGCAGCACACGGCTGATCAATGCGGGATGCGTGGGCCAGATGCCCGAAATATCGGACGGCGACTATCCGCATATACCCCGCGGTTGCGATGCCCAGGCCTGGGGCGCAAGCGAAGTGTTTCGGGTCTGGAAGCGGATCGTTTCAGAGAAATTCTGA